A section of the Phaseolus vulgaris cultivar G19833 chromosome 8, P. vulgaris v2.0, whole genome shotgun sequence genome encodes:
- the LOC137824993 gene encoding uncharacterized protein, with protein sequence MIGKYGAGYKPPSYHDIRENLLKKEIDKTDLVLQEYKEEWKKTDKVFKMLDDVVELVGEESVVQVVTDNAANLKVHELTIQKGRNITTYIYGRSMLISMLKKFTKERDLIRPGVTRFATAYLTLDCLHELKASLLTMFSSEEWKTSKFGTSQEGKKVANMILDNRFWKNISTCLEVAAPLMVVLRLVDSDAKPAMAAYYLNPQFHYEPEFRSDDPEVKEGLYTSMRRLVKDAAERRIINVQLVEYHFGRGAFAMDDAKESRKTILPGEWWEMFGYRTPELKRFAIQILSLTCSSSGCERNWSSFEMVHTKRRNRLHQKKMNDLVYVMYNLKLSNKQIRKTVALPFDDIQSDDEWITEEGDNIDEIDQVQDANVHLNPTITVPTLDASDLENLTFDVNVDEDEDEDGDDDEDDDGDDDGDDG encoded by the exons ATGATTGGAAAATATGGAGCTGGCTATAAACCCCCATCTTATCATGATATTAGAGAAAATCTATTGAAGAAAGAAATTGACAAAACTGATTTAGTGCTTCAAGAATACAAGGAAGAGTGGAAGAAAACAG ATAAAGTTTTTAAGATGCTGGATGATGTTGTTGAATTAGTTGGAGAAGAAAGTGTGGTGCAAGTGGTGACTGATAATGCTGCAAAT ttgAAGGTCCATGAGCTTACTATCCAGAAAGGAAGAAACATCACCACTTATATTTATGGCAGATCCATGCTAATTAGCATGTTGAAGAAGTTCACAAAAGAAAGAGACTTGATAAGACCGGGTGTAACTAGATTTGCCACCGCTTATTTAACTCTAGATTGTCTTCATGAACTGAAAGCCTCATTATTGACCATGTTCAGTTCTGAAGAATGGAAAACAAGTAAATTTGGAACTTCACAAGAGGGGAAAAAGGTTGCAAATATGATATTAGACAACCGATTTTGGAAGAATATCTCCACGTGCCTCGAAGTTGCTGCCCCTCTTATGGTGGTCCTGAGATTGGTGGATTCAGATGCAAAACCTGCAATGG CTGCATACTATCTCAATCCCCAATTCCATTATGAACCTGAGTTTAGATCTGATGATCCTGAGGTCAAAGAAGGCTTGTATACATCCATGAGAAGATTGGTTAAGGATGCTGCTGAAAGAAGGATAATTAATGTGCAACTTGTTGAGTATCATTTTGGTAGAGGAGCCTTTGCAATGGATGACGCAAAGGAAAGTAGAAAAACAATACTTCCTGGAGAATGGTGGGAGATGTTTGGGTATAGAACTCCAGAGTTGAAGAGGTTTGCTATCCAAATTCTAAGCTTGACTTGTAGCTCTTCTGGATGTGAGCGAAATTGGAGCTCATTTGAAATG GTTCATACAAAGAGAAGAAACCGTTTGCATCagaaaaagatgaatgatttggtGTATGTCATGTACAACTTGAAGTTGAGTAATAAGCAAATTAGAAAAACAGTTGCTCTTCCCTTTGATGATATTCAATCAGATGATGAATGGATAACTGAAGAGGGAGATAATATTGATGAGATTGATCAAGTTCAAGATGCAAATGTTCACTTAAATCCGACAATAACAGTTCCAACTCTAGATGCATCTGATCTTGAAAATTTGACTTTTGATGTCAATGtggatgaagatgaagatgaagatggagatgatgatgaagatgatgatggagatgatgatggagatgatggaTGA
- the LOC137824992 gene encoding uncharacterized protein: protein MGDSDVLLEISECTTAKGMWDRLEELHKNPRSDLVDKEESSVGSISSENEVEVCFMTKGESESSQVENSNLMHEISSCKCDSNFCKNCDASRFISISLKPDGHVTYGDNNKGRILGKGTIGNESSLLIHDVLYVEGLKHNLLSISQICDRGYQVTFKTNSCEIRLLNSKNVLLIGKRSSNIYLLDISSHASLDCLLSKHEESWLWHRRFSHIHTKRTGLCLSQTQI from the exons ATGGGAG ACTCTGATGTACTGCTCGAGATCTCAGAATGCACTACAGCTAAAGGAATGTGGGACAGACTTGAGGAATTGCATAAGAATCCAAGGAGTGACTTGGTGGATAAAGAAGAGTCATCTGTTGGCTCAATCTCTTCTGAAAACGAAGTGGAAGTCTGCTTCATGACCAAGGGAGAATCAGAATCAAGCCAA gttgaaaaTTCTAATTTGATGCATGAAATATCCTCTTGCAAATGTGATTCAAATTTTTGCAAAAACT GTGATGCATCCAGGTTCATTAGCATTTCTCTCAAACCAGATGGCCATGTAACCTACGGTGATAATAACAAGGGAAGAATTCTTGGCAAAGGTACAATAGGTAACGAAAGTAGTTTGCTTATTCATGATGTACTTTATGTTGAAGGTTTGAAGCACAACTTGCTTAGCATCAGTCAGATTTGTGATAGAGGTTATCAAGTGACCTTTAAGACCAACTCATGTGAAATCCGCTTACTTAATTCAAAGAATGTTCTTCTCATTGGTAAGAGATCTAGCAACATTTATCTTCTTGATATATCTAGTCATGCATCATTAGATTGTCTTCTGTCAAAGCATGaagagtcttggttgtggcataGAAGGTTTTCTCATATTCATACCAAACGAACTGGTTTATGTCTTTCCCAAACTCAAATTTGA